The DNA window AGGCATTATCGTGATCAACCCGGTCGCCGTAGCCAGCACACTGGTTTATATCATCGCCGCCGCGGTGACGCTGTACTTCATCTATCTGGCCGCCTTCGCCGGGTTAAGCCGTGAAGAGCGCGCGCGCCTGCTGGTGTGTTTCATCCTGCTGATTTCCGCTGCGTTTTTTTGGTCGGCCTTTGAGCAGAAACCGACGTCGTTCAACCTGTTCGCCAATGATTACACCAACCGGATGGTCGGCAGTTTTGAAATACCGGCAGTCTGGTTCCAGTCCATCAATGCGTTGTTCATCATTCTGCTCGCACCGCTGTTCAGCTGGCTGTGGCCGGCTATGGCGCGTAAGCAGATACAGTTGAGCAGCATCAGCAAATTTGTTATCGGTATTTTGTTTGCCGCAGCGGGCTTTGGCCTGATGATGATGGCGGCACAACAAGTGCTGGCGAACAACGGCGCCGGCGTTTCGCCGTTGTGGCTGGTCAGCAGCATCCTGATGCTCACGCTCGGTGAGCTATGCCTGAGCCCCATCGGCCTGGCGACCATGACCCTGCTGGCGCCGGCCAGAATACGCGGCCAAATGATGGGCCTGTGGTTCTGTGCCAGCGCACTGGGCAACCTGGCTGCGGGCCTGATCGGCGGCAACGTCAAAGCCGACCAGTTGGCGCTGCTGCCGACGCTGTTCGAGCGTTGTTCCATCGCGCTGCTGATTTGCGCAGGAGTGCTGATCCTGCTGATCGTGCCTATCCGCCGTATGCTAGCGAATACCCAAGCCAGCGCATAACCTCCCCGGCAATCCTGTTGCCATTGCAGCCAGCGCCCCGGTGCTGGCTGTTTCGTTTTTCTGGCAACACCCTACGCTGGCGGCAAAAAAATTTGCATCTTGCCCGCGGGCGACAACAATTAATGCTGACGCTTGTCATCACACTTTGGGGATACCCAGAGAGAGGGATTAACCGCACCATGACCGGGAGAAAATCATGAGCCTGTATGCAACGTTAGAAGAAGCCATTGACGCAGCGCGAGAAGAATTTATTGAATCCTCGGAAAGCACGACCGACGAGCCGGCCGTCCAGCAATTCAACTTGCAGCGCTATGTGATGCTAGACGGCGACATCATGTGGCAGGCGGAGTTCTTTGCCGAGGAAGGCGAATCGACGGAATGCCTGACGTTCCGCAGCGGTGACGCCGCGCAAGCGATTTTCGACGGTGACTTTGATGAAGTTGAAATCCGTGAAGAGTGGCTGGATGAGAACACGCTGTACGAATGGAGCGAAGACGATTTCCAACTCGAGCCGCCGCTGGATACCGAAGAAGGCCAAACCGCCGCTGACGAGTGGGACGAACGCTAAACGCGTTGCCAATAAGCCTGCGCTGTGCATTAAGCCGGGGCTTCGCCCCGGCTCCTAACGCTTACTCATACGGCCCGTGCTGCGCGTCGAACGGCAACATAAAGGTATCGACGACCATGGAAAGCGGCACGTCTATCACCGTGATATAGCGCCAGGGCGTATCACGCAAATCCCACTGCACGCCGGGGTAATATTGATGCCCATGCCCCGCACCGGGTATGGTGCGGCTGATAATACTGCCGCAGCCGGAAAGCAGCGTGATGCTCGCCGCCAGCACGGCCAGACGGGCTAAAAACGAAAAGTTCACCGGATTAACTCGTTACCCTGATTAGTTAAATCATACGTTAACATTTTGTGCAAAGTTTATCACAGCAACCGATCGGCGGCCTGTAAGCATAACGTAAAGCCCAATGAAACGGGGAACACGCAGTGCGCATTCCCCGTTTCATTATGGTGATTAGCCTTAACGTTGGCTGGCAGGATGCGCCAGCTCATTGTGTGGCAACGTTTGGTAATAGCTGCGCCAGCTTTCCCCCTGCGGCTGCTGCCAGACCCGTTGATGCAGGCGCGCCAGCACCACAGGATCGCTCAACAGCTCCAGCCGTTTGGCCTTATCCAGCTTTTGCGGCCCCAGTTGCATCGCCTCATCAAGCCGCAGCTCGCGGTTGCGTTCAATCACGCTGCGAATGCGGTGGCGCGCCGTCGCCATCGCGGTTGCCAATGCGTTATAGGAAGGGTTCACCACCGCGTGCATAAAGCCATTGGCCAAAGCACGGCTGCGGTTCAGCTTCAGATACTCTTCGGTGGCAACCAGCTCACGCGGCGGTTGGTACTCTTCCGGGATCAAAAACAGCTTGGCGCGCTTGCTCTTGATGCCCAGCGTCGCCCGGCTCGAGAGCGCGGAAACAAACGGCGACAACACCAGCGAGAACACAATCGGCGCCAGCCACCATAGGAAACGTAGATCCAGCCAGGCCATACCGCCGGCCCACACCAGGCCCAACAGCATTTGCGACCCATGGCGCTTGAACGCTTCGCCCCACGGGGTGTCGTCGTCGTCACGCTGCGGAGAGTTCCACACCACTTCCCAGCCCAGGAAAGCGCTGACCACAAACACCGTGTGGAACAGCATCCGCACCGGCGCCAGCAGCACCGAGAACATCATTTCCATCAGCATGGAGAGCAACAGGCGGAATGCGCCGCCGTAGGGCTTCGCCCCCTTGGCCCAGATCAGGATCACACTGAGCAACTTCGGCAGGAACAGCAGCACCAGGGTGGTGGAAAACAGCGCTATCGCCAGCTCCGGCCGCCATTGCGGCCACACCGGGAACAACTGCCGCGGCTGCAGGAAATACTGCGGTTCCATCAGCGTATGCACCACCTGCAGCGCCGTAGACAGCGCCAGGAACATAAACCACAACGGCGCCGACAGGTATGACATCACCCCGGTCAGAAACACCGCACGGTGCACCGGGTGCATGCCCTTGACCAGGAACAGGCGGAAGTTCATCAGGTTGCCGTGGCACCAGCGGCGGTCACGTTTCAGTTCATCCAACAGGTTCGGCGGCAGCTCTTCATAACTGCCCGGCAGATCGTAGGCGATCCACACGCCCCACCCGGCGCGCCGCATCAATGCCGCTTCCACGAAATCGTGCGACAGGATGGAACCGGCGAACGACCCCGCTCCCGGCAACGGCGCCAGGGCGCAGTGCTCGATGAACGGTTTCACCCGGATAATGGCGTTGTGGCCCCAATAGTGCGATTCCCCCAACTGCCAGAAATGTAACCCCGCAGTGAACAGCGGCCCATAGACGCGGGTGGCGAACTGCTGCGCACGCGCGTACAGGGTATCCATGCCGGACGCTTTCGGTGCGGACTGGATGATACCGGCGTTCGGGTTTGCCTCCATCAGGCGCACCAGACCAGTGAGGCACTCACCGCTCATTACGCTGTCGGCATCCAGGATCACCATGTAACTGTACTGCCCACCCCAGCGGCGGCAGAAATCGTCGATGTTGCCGCTTTTGCGCTTCACGCGGCGGCGGCGGCGGCGATAGAAAATACGCCCGTGGCCGTTCACATCGCGGCACAGCTCCAGCCACGCCTTCTGTTCCGCCACGCAGATATCCGGATCGTAACTGTCGCTGAGGATATACACGTCGAAGTGATCCAACTGCCCGGTCGCCGCCACGGATTCATAAGTGGCGCGCAAACCGGCGAACACCCGCTCCACGTCCTCATTACAAATCGGCATGATCAGCGCCGTGCGGTGCGCAGGATCGATCGGCTCATCGCCTTTGATAGTCGACGATATGCTGTATTTATCCTTGCCGATCAGCAATTGCAGGAAGCCCATCAGCGCCGTCCAGAAGCCTGCGGAAACCCAACAGAACAAGATGGCGAACAGGATCAGGATCCC is part of the Gibbsiella quercinecans genome and encodes:
- a CDS encoding peptide MFS transporter, encoding MSSSINNQPGRTFFGHPYPLGPLFFTEMWERFSFYGIRPLLILFMAATVYEGGMGLARENASAIVGIFAGSMYLAALPGGWLADNWLGQQKAVWYGSILIALGHLAIALSAIMGTALFFIGLTLIVIGSGLFKTCISVMVGTLYKQDDARRDGGFSLFYMGINMGSFIAPLISGVLIRTNGWHWGFGIGGLGMLVALVIFRLFAVPAMKRYDSEVGLDSTWNSPVTKRSGVGAWVTAIAAGMIVIIGLIAQGIIVINPVAVASTLVYIIAAAVTLYFIYLAAFAGLSREERARLLVCFILLISAAFFWSAFEQKPTSFNLFANDYTNRMVGSFEIPAVWFQSINALFIILLAPLFSWLWPAMARKQIQLSSISKFVIGILFAAAGFGLMMMAAQQVLANNGAGVSPLWLVSSILMLTLGELCLSPIGLATMTLLAPARIRGQMMGLWFCASALGNLAAGLIGGNVKADQLALLPTLFERCSIALLICAGVLILLIVPIRRMLANTQASA
- a CDS encoding MysB family protein, giving the protein MSLYATLEEAIDAAREEFIESSESTTDEPAVQQFNLQRYVMLDGDIMWQAEFFAEEGESTECLTFRSGDAAQAIFDGDFDEVEIREEWLDENTLYEWSEDDFQLEPPLDTEEGQTAADEWDER
- a CDS encoding YceK/YidQ family lipoprotein, which translates into the protein MNFSFLARLAVLAASITLLSGCGSIISRTIPGAGHGHQYYPGVQWDLRDTPWRYITVIDVPLSMVVDTFMLPFDAQHGPYE
- the mdoH gene encoding glucans biosynthesis glucosyltransferase MdoH: MNKSTQTAQEYLAAMPLTAERSGQLNAQSTAGDDAFDTLHRQLGAADANAATLPADDVALASVKPRIESAWPDAVSEADFSADAEGRSVLKATPPIKRTSMFPDAWRTNPIARFWDTLRGRSPHSRHANKEEADAENRWRAVGSMRRYVLLVLMLVQTGIATWYMKTILPYQGWALIDPIAMVNQDLMQSVLQLLPYVLQTGILILFAILFCWVSAGFWTALMGFLQLLIGKDKYSISSTIKGDEPIDPAHRTALIMPICNEDVERVFAGLRATYESVAATGQLDHFDVYILSDSYDPDICVAEQKAWLELCRDVNGHGRIFYRRRRRRVKRKSGNIDDFCRRWGGQYSYMVILDADSVMSGECLTGLVRLMEANPNAGIIQSAPKASGMDTLYARAQQFATRVYGPLFTAGLHFWQLGESHYWGHNAIIRVKPFIEHCALAPLPGAGSFAGSILSHDFVEAALMRRAGWGVWIAYDLPGSYEELPPNLLDELKRDRRWCHGNLMNFRLFLVKGMHPVHRAVFLTGVMSYLSAPLWFMFLALSTALQVVHTLMEPQYFLQPRQLFPVWPQWRPELAIALFSTTLVLLFLPKLLSVILIWAKGAKPYGGAFRLLLSMLMEMMFSVLLAPVRMLFHTVFVVSAFLGWEVVWNSPQRDDDDTPWGEAFKRHGSQMLLGLVWAGGMAWLDLRFLWWLAPIVFSLVLSPFVSALSSRATLGIKSKRAKLFLIPEEYQPPRELVATEEYLKLNRSRALANGFMHAVVNPSYNALATAMATARHRIRSVIERNRELRLDEAMQLGPQKLDKAKRLELLSDPVVLARLHQRVWQQPQGESWRSYYQTLPHNELAHPASQR